The Sesamum indicum cultivar Zhongzhi No. 13 linkage group LG9, S_indicum_v1.0, whole genome shotgun sequence genome segment CCGTCCTTGAGTCGGATACGGGCCATTGCCATAACCCCCACCACCTTGACCACGATTTGGGTGGTTGTAGCCCCCAGAAGGATTTCCACCAGGAGGATATCTTCCTGGCCCTGCTGAAGGCCCACGTGGCTTACCATAATGATGGCCAGGAACTCCAGCAACCTGAGGTTGTCCGTGCATAGGTGGATTTGGACCCGGACGCATCTGAGCATGTGCGTGCCCGGACTGCTGAATTGGTGGAAGACGAGAGTGCTGCTGCTGATGCTGCAGCTTCTGACGCTTTGAGTTTTCTTCATGTTGCCGCTGCTGCTGACGCTTTTTCTTTGTCTGGAACTCATGGGAAGATTCATATTTTGGCAAACTGATGACACAAAAAGTGAGGCAAAAGGATGGGAATTAAAAACTAAGGATCGCAAAAGGTAAAGATATATGCCAGAGGGAAAAGTTTAAGAGATTAAAACCTCTTGGGGTCGCAAGGTAATGGATCTGTCCAGAAATACTCAGCATCAAGAGCATCCTTTGCTGATATTCTCTTCATAGAAGAAGAATTagggaaaagaaattaattgtCAGAAAGGTGAACTTAGAATACTTTTCCTCAAGATCAGTTAGCCAGATATGAGTCTTATGACAAAGTATTATGTTGCATGAATAGAGAAGGCGTGTGCCATGGGCGCCATATGACGCTAGGGCTGCGCCTCCCACGCCATGCGCACCATTGCATATATACGTGTTCAACATGAATATGTGAAATTGCTAGCTCATGAGCAAGTATCAAGATTAGGAAGGGGTAAAAGCATATGCTGAATTTCAGAAAAAGCAACCGAAGCAAGTATACCTGAGATGGATCAAGAGTCAGCATCCGATCAAGTAAATCCAAGGCATGGCGGTCAAAGCTATAAACAAAATAGTTAACATGTTAGACTTATTTATATTGCCagcaattattatttaaaaaaaaaatcatgtaacGCCACATGATTACTTACTGTCTGAAATGCTCTCTTAGACGCCTTTTCACAACCCTTGTTGGCTTGAAATTGTTGTACCAAGGAATCTTTGAGACTCCAGGCCAAATCTCCTCATTAGGAGTCCCACAGAtgtcaaaaattttatttaattgctCCGGCTACAAGAGAGAACCAGAAAGAATATAGCAGACAGGagcaaaaaaatgaaatacaacaCATAGGCAGAAGGAGAACGTAGGTATCCCCAATACATAACATACATTAGAAACTATCCCAAATTCATCACTCTTATTTCAGGGGACGCTAAAAATAAGGTTCCgcttcttaaaataaaaatttctttctcaAGACAACCCTctcctttaaattaataatttgacaCCAGGTAACTACTTTCAACCAATTTTAGCGGGCAATAACATATACACAGAGAGAACTTTAGCCTTTCACTTTCATTCAAAATGACACCCAGTCTGAATGGCTACTTAAAACTGGGATAGAGGAACATTAAAATTACTCTATCGTAGCTGCTCCTGCTCTTAAAATTCTATTAGAGGTTGTTGCTTGACTAGGACTAAGCTGACATTAAGGGCATAATTGCAATCTTCAGGTCAATAAAATCGCAATTTCTGGGCTTTTCTGTATTCAGTTCAGTGTATCAACTatttgaaaaaggaaaaaagaagaaactacCTCATCTTTCCCAGGGAAGATTGGTTTCCCATTAAGAAGTTCAGCAAAGATGCAGCCGACTGACCACATATCAACAGCAGGGCCATACTTTGTGGTTCCTAGCAGCAACTCTGGCGGCCTACAAGATTCATTTTAGCTACTTATGACATGAGTAATgatatattaaacaattaaCTAATTGCATCATCTTTGGTGGTACATACTCCCGAACTTACCTATACCACAAAGTAATCACACGATTTGTAAGATTAGCATTATGGTCACTTGAGAACGAACGGGCTAGACCAAAATCTGCAAGCTTCAAGTTTCCTTCGTTATCTATAAGAAGATTGGAACCTGCAATTCATACCAGATCCTAACATGAGCCTCATAAatggaaataattttaaactgaATACTTGTTTTAAATATAGACCTTTAATATCACGGTGAAGCACTTGATTTACATGACAGTAGTGAAGCCCTGTCAAAAGCTGTCTCATATAGCActaaaagaagagagaaaacgTGAAAATCATTCATTTGATTGCCACTCTTCTTTTCCAACAGAAGCATCTGACATGGCAATAATCTAAATATTCTTGATCTTTTACACTCGTTGCAGTACCTTAATTTGCGGCACAGAAAATCTCATTCCAGGACGATCGGCAAGACCAGTCAAATCATGGTCCATGTACTCAAAGACCATGTAAATTCCACCTCTATACTTGTTACCATCTGGAAGACGAAGACAGAATGCagatatataaacttttagcCTCAAATGATGTTAAAAAATCTTACAGAAGTCCTCCCATTAATCATGTaggtttaacaaataaaatttatgctATTTATATGATGTGTGTAATTTACAAAAGTTCATCAATGAAAACAAACAGCAAACATTTTACCTGATGCCCCTTGCTCATCCTTCTCTGGACCTggataaaattacaaacttCAGATGCAACGACTTAAACAGCAAACAGAAagatttaaatagaaaataaaaatgatgcatAAACCaataaaagatcaaaatagaaataataagaTTACCAGTAGATGTCACGATCTCTTTTAACTTGATCACGTTTTCATGGTGAAGcttcttcaaaattttaatttcacgaATGGCTGTAATGGGGAACTGCAGCACGAATGGATTTAAATCAATGATCATATTGGATCCTAAGATGATGTagtaacttttatttttatccatatCATTAACAGGTAACATCTAGTGCACACCAGAACAGATGAGGTGCAGAAATCATACCCCTTCTCTTTCATTGTCCATCCGTATTTTCTTCAAAGCAACAATTTCCCCTGTTTTGATTTCTCTTGCCATGTAAACTTGCCTGCAAGTATAAAATTCCCACGTCAAATAAAAAGTCGAAGGGTCTGTCTGGCAAAGGAGTAGGTCAAACTCAAAATAGAAGGATCCACTAGAAAATTCAACTCATGCACTTGAGCTATTTGATCGTTTCCTTTTACTCTTAACTAGAAAAAGACTGTTGGCATAGAATGAATTCTAAAATTGGCACACCCTTCATTGATTTTCCAAACAGAGGTTAAAAACTTCCATTATTCTACTCAGACCAAGCAATCAGCCCCCTAGACCGGTCAAATCATACAAACATGGAGAATGCATCCGCCCATATGCACAGAATTAGTATATTAACAGTTATTCATATATCACAACCAACTTGAGCCTAAATAGCTCAATTTTCAACATCATAGTTTAGAActtgtattaaaaaagaagcaatCTTTCAAATCCATACATTCTCTTTCAGAGGGAAAAAGTACATATCTCTCTTCCAATCGGCAAGAAATTTCTTCTTAAgtggggggaaaaaaaagggtaCCCATAAGTTCCTTCACCAATCTGCTCCAATTTCTCGAAGCAATCAACGCTTCGAGAACCCCACGCCGGCACCTCGCTTACATTTAGCTGCTCCGGCGCCGCTATCGCCATTGTTTATCGCCCACGCCTCTTTCTTCAACGGGAAGATCGAATTATGctcaaattaaaatcaaacgaTGCGATCAAAACGAAATAGATTCCGGTAATCGCGAGAGACAACAGAACAGAGAATTGGAATTAGGGTTTAACAGTGAGTCAAGACGAGGAACAGAAACCGGGGGCTTCCGTCGAATTTCGCAAATTCTCCGATTTGCAGGGCCTTGATGAACAAAAGACAACGGGAGAAGATGAAAAGAAACAGTGGCAGCAGCTACGCAGCGGGAGTACCAAGACTGCACAAGGCGGTGGCCTCTGCCGAGGGTAAGAGGACCAATTTTATGACAGAAAGTAGCTTAAAAAAACCGACAACAAATGTAGATTTCAAGAACTATTTCCTACATTTTATTTTCGTGGAGTGAAGAGTAATAAATATAGTAGGAATAAGACTCCTCCCATCATCTttcatttattcattattatacATGGATTCAAGATATTGCGTAAATTATATCCATTGTATTCCAATTCCAAACCAATCAAGCCCACCCAACATATTATTtctatagttatttataaatttatattaatataaaaaatatatgtttatatttaattcaatcaataactaaatcaaatttaaatgaaatttaattgaattattatttgtgtGATGATTACagttttgttaattaattgaaaattgtcaagaatcaatatttaattacaagagaattattattacacgCATCTTGACGGTACTTTTAACTTTATTGAAAGTtgtcaaaaaattgaataatagttcaaatttacaATGTAAATGTGGTGATGTTGGATGATAATCTCATTCTTGACGgcattatttataattaaacgACGAATACAAACGACATAATCACAACACGACACATATTGGTGGAGGCGAAGAATGTGAAATCAGCTCATAAGAttagaagaggaaaaagaggGCTTGTAGAGAGAGGGCCAGCCCATGCCCATGCCCATGTTACCACATTCCATAGCCCATTGAAACTATACATCGAACATGTAAAGGACAAATGAGCTGACCCCATCAACCATGAGGataatatattactattaGTGTGAAGCATCTGACTCTTGCTGGTGGACTTCTCAGTCATGGCTTCTTTGCTTCATCTCGTTAAGGTCAGAATCCGACTGGATtagctttctttctttctttcttttttttgtccaATTCCATTTGATGTAGTTTCTTGGTTTCCttttctgtatatttttttttggtttttcaatTATCCGATTGATAGTTTcaacatttttgttttgagtTTGATATCTGTAAAATTGATTGGGAAAAGGGTCTGGGGGTGTTCTTTGTGTAGTTTTGAATCAGCGTAAGAGTTGGGGTTTGCTGTGGTGTTAAAAAGATtgtttttattctctttttttcttcttattttggATGGAGATGTGAACTTAGATTTACTCCAGTTTGAGTACTATGAAATTTGTCCTATAAATTTATCGAGTTGGATTCAAGCTGTTTGAATTGTTGTGGTGTGCTTCTGTGTTTTTATTGCATTGGTGATAATGCCCAAATcttgataatatgtttttcttgagggagaaattttcaattatgaaCATTGAAAGAGAGCAACAAAAAACAATCTGAATCACTGCCTGATATGTGTAATTTTGGTTTCTTCCTCTGGTATGCTAACTTGGAAGAGACTAGCTTGAAAGGACGATTCAATTACCTTCATCTTGGTTGGATggtgtattttgtatttttgtttgtgtagTTATCAGTGATTTAAAGTTGATTCACAATGAGCAAAGTTTTTTGTTCACCCGGTAGCTCTTCTGGGTTTTAAGGTTATATTATACCCCTATACAGAAATAAGCCACTAGTATAAAGTCACAATCCATCAGCCGGATTCTTTTCCTGGCAATTTGTTGTCTATGGAAGAGTTGGTGAAATATCTGATGTTACTACAGGATTCTTATACtgatataatattacaagaaaatttttatttgatcttgatggaaagaacaaatattaaaacgtGTACAAATGCAGCCTTATAGATGCCGCCTCCTGTTGCCAAGAGTTAAAATGATCTTTGATTGAGATGAAACACTCTAATTCTTTGGTTTTTTTCCCCTTGGAAACATGCCATTGACCTTTACTTTTTTGCAGCCTCACTGAAGAATAAGGCTGGTTGGCTTGTCTGTTGGCTTCTAAGCGATTCACTCTTGCATTCCGATCCCTGATCGCCGTTGCTTTTGCTGTAAGTAAGTTTTTGGACTATTTCTTGGGCAAAAGAAACCTAAGGACCGAAGGCAATGGCGGAGGAGGAGAGAAATTTAATCGAGATATTGGAGGAGAATATCCCCATAGATATGAGCAAGTA includes the following:
- the LOC105170978 gene encoding cyclin-dependent kinase C-2-like isoform X1 → MAIAAPEQLNVSEVPAWGSRSVDCFEKLEQIGEGTYGQVYMAREIKTGEIVALKKIRMDNEREGFPITAIREIKILKKLHHENVIKLKEIVTSTGPEKDEQGASDGNKYRGGIYMVFEYMDHDLTGLADRPGMRFSVPQIKCYMRQLLTGLHYCHVNQVLHRDIKGSNLLIDNEGNLKLADFGLARSFSSDHNANLTNRVITLWYRPPELLLGTTKYGPAVDMWSVGCIFAELLNGKPIFPGKDEPEQLNKIFDICGTPNEEIWPGVSKIPWYNNFKPTRVVKRRLREHFRHFDRHALDLLDRMLTLDPSQRISAKDALDAEYFWTDPLPCDPKSLPKYESSHEFQTKKKRQQQRQHEENSKRQKLQHQQQHSRLPPIQQSGHAHAQMRPGPNPPMHGQPQVAGVPGHHYGKPRGPSAGPGRYPPGGNPSGGYNHPNRGQGGGGYGNGPYPTQGRAPPYGSSGMPGAGPRGGGGSGYGSGGPNYPHGGPYGNSGAGRGSNMMSGNRNQQYNWQQ
- the LOC105170978 gene encoding cyclin-dependent kinase C-2-like isoform X2 produces the protein MQVYMAREIKTGEIVALKKIRMDNEREGFPITAIREIKILKKLHHENVIKLKEIVTSTGPEKDEQGASDGNKYRGGIYMVFEYMDHDLTGLADRPGMRFSVPQIKCYMRQLLTGLHYCHVNQVLHRDIKGSNLLIDNEGNLKLADFGLARSFSSDHNANLTNRVITLWYRPPELLLGTTKYGPAVDMWSVGCIFAELLNGKPIFPGKDEPEQLNKIFDICGTPNEEIWPGVSKIPWYNNFKPTRVVKRRLREHFRHFDRHALDLLDRMLTLDPSQRISAKDALDAEYFWTDPLPCDPKSLPKYESSHEFQTKKKRQQQRQHEENSKRQKLQHQQQHSRLPPIQQSGHAHAQMRPGPNPPMHGQPQVAGVPGHHYGKPRGPSAGPGRYPPGGNPSGGYNHPNRGQGGGGYGNGPYPTQGRAPPYGSSGMPGAGPRGGGGSGYGSGGPNYPHGGPYGNSGAGRGSNMMSGNRNQQYNWQQ